The Platichthys flesus chromosome 10, fPlaFle2.1, whole genome shotgun sequence genome includes a window with the following:
- the LOC133962021 gene encoding E3 ubiquitin/ISG15 ligase TRIM25-like: MAQQEIPLDRERFCCSICLDLLKDPVTTVCGHSYCKSCINNHWDNGEERGSYSCPQCRETFTPRPVLRKNTMLADLVEELKKTGLQAAPADHCYAGPEDVACDVCTGRKRKALKSCLDCLASFCEKHLQLHFQSAPLRKHKLVEPSEKLQENICSRHDEVMKMFCRTDQQCICYLCSVEEHKDHDTVSAAAERTERQRELGLRRQTIQQRVQDTEKDVKMLQQEEEALNGSADKAVEDSEEIFTEMIRLLEKRSSDVKQHIKSQQETEVSRVRELQERLEQEITELKRKDQELKQLSDTEDHNQFLYSYSSLSPLSGSTHSSSFRIRPLRNFEDMTAAVSQVRGRLQDILSETETEILQIVSQVDVLLRQPDPETRADFLRYSQEITLDPNTVNKHLLLSEGNRKVTRMSKQQSYSNHPDRFTGWFQVLSRESLTGRYYWEVEVEVKQGWLGGVSVAVTYKNISRGGNSVECGFGFNDKSWSLYCDGTRYNFYYNSIETRVSGPLSSRVGVYLDHSAGVLSFYRVSDTMTLLHRVQTTFTQPLYAGVSVYNPGSTAEFCKLKYEPVLQSLAAAEMAQQEIQLDRERFCCPICLDLLKDPVTTVCGHSYCKSCINNHWDNGEERGSYSCPQCRQFFTPRPVLEKNTMLADSLEVLKKTGLQAAPADHCYAGPEDVACDVCTGRKLKALKSCLVCLASFCEKHIQPHLQSAALKKHKLVKPSEKLQENICSRHDEVMKMFCRTDQQCICYLCSVEEHKDHDTVSAAAERTERQRELGLRRQTIQQRVQDTEKDLKLLQQEEEALNGYADKAVEDSEEIFTEMIRLLEKRSSDVKQQIRSQQETEVSRVRELQERLEQEITELKRKDHELKQLSDTEDHNQFLHNYPSLSPLSESTHSSSIRIRPLRNFEDVTAAVSQVRGRLQDILSETETEILQIVSQVDVLLPQPEPETRADFLRYSQEITLDPNTVNKHLLLSEGNRKVTRMSKQQSYSNHPDRFTDRPQVLSRERLTGRCYWEVEVEVKQEWMGGVYVAVTYKNISRGGGSNECRFGSNDKSWMLYCDRKSYNFYYNRIQTPVSGPVSSRVGVYLDHSAGVLSFYRVSDTMTLLHRVQTTFTRPLYAGVWVNYRGDTAEFCKL, encoded by the exons atggcgcAGCAGGAAATTCCACTGGACAGAGAAAGATTCTGCTGTtcgatctgtctggatctactgaaggatCCAGTGACTActgtctgtggacacagctactgtaagAGTTGTATTAACAACCACTGGGAcaatggggaggagaggggaagctacagctgtcctcagtgtagagagaccttcacaccgaggcctgtcctgaggaaaaacaccatgttagctgatttagtggaggagctgaagaagactggactccaagctgctcctgctgatcactgctatgctggacctgaagatgtggcctgtgatgtctgcactgggagaaaacggaaagctctcaagtcctgtttggattgtttggcctctttttgtgaaaaacacctccagctTCATTTTCAATCAGCTCCATTGAGgaagcacaagctggtggagccctcggagaagctccaggagaacatctgctcccgtcacgacgaggtgatgaagatgttctgccgcactgatcagcagtgtatctgttatctctgctctgtggaggaacataaagaccacgacacagtgtcagctgcagcagaaaggactgagaggcagagagagctcgggctgaggagacaaacaatccagcagagagtccaggacacagagaaagacgtgaagatgcttcaacaggaggaggaggccctcaatggctctgctgataaagcagtggaggacagtgaggagatcttcactgagatgatccgtctgctggagaaaagaagctctgatgtgaagcagcatatcaaatcccagcaggaaactgaagtgagtcgagtgagagagcttcaggagagactggagcaggagatcactgagctgaagaggaaagaccaggaactgaagcagctctcagacacagaggatcacAACCAGTTTCTATACAGCTACtcctcactgtcaccactcagtggatctacacactcatccagcttcaggatccgtcctctgaggaactttgaggacatgacagcagctgtgtcccaggtcagaggtcgactacaggacattctgagtgagacagagacagagattttacagattgtgtctcaagtggatgttttactgcgACAACCAGAtccagagaccagagctgacttcttaagatattcacaggaaatcacactggatccaaacacagtaaacaaacatctgttattatctgagggaaacagaaaagtaacacGTATGAGTAAACAACAGTCTTATTCTAATCACCCTGACAGATTCACTGGTTGGTTtcaggtcctgagtagagagagtctgactggacgttattactgggaggtggaggtggaggtgaagcaggGGTGGTTAGGGGGAGTTAGTGTagcagtcacatacaagaatatcagcagaggaggaaactcAGTTGAATGTGGATTTGGAttcaatgataaatcttggtcaTTATATTGTGATGGAACCAGATATAACTTTTATTACAACAGCATCGAGACTCGAGTGTCAGgtcctctgtcctccagagtaggagtgtacctggatcacagtgcaggtgttctgtccttctacagagtctctgacaccatgactcttctccacagagtccagaccacattcactcagcctctctatgctggagttAGTGTTTATAATCCTGGAtccacagctgagttctgtaaactcaaata TGAACCTGTTCTTcagtctctggcagcagctgaaatggcgcAGCAGGAAATTCAACTGGACAGAGAAAGATTCTGCTGTccgatctgtctggatctactgaaggatccggtgactactgtctgtggacacagctactgtaagAGCTGTATTAACAACCACTGGGAcaatggggaggagagaggaagctacagctgtcctcagtgtagacagttcttcacaccgaggcctgtcctggagaaaaacaccatgttagctgattCACTGGAGGTGCTGAAAaagactggactccaagctgctcctgctgatcactgctatgctggacctgaagatgtggcctgtgatgtatgcactgggagaaaactgaaagctctcaagtcctgtttggtttgtttggcctctttttgtgaaaaacacatccagcctcatcttcagtcagctgcattgaagaagcacaagctggtgaagccctcggagaagctccaggagaacatctgctctcgtcacgacgaggtgatgaagatgttctgccgcactgatcagcagtgtatctgttatctctgctctgtggaggaacataaagaccacgacacagtgtcagctgcagcagaaaggactgagaggcagagagagctcgggctgaggagacaaacaatccagcagagagtccaggacacagagaaagacctgaagctgcttcaacaggaggaggaggccctcaATGGCTatgctgataaagcagtggaggacagtgaggagatcttcactgagatgatccgtctgctggagaaaagaagctctgatgtgaagcagcagatcagatcccagcaggaaactgaagtgagtcgagtgagagagcttcaggagagactggagcaggagatcactgagctgaagaggaaagaccatgaactgaagcagctctcagacacagaggaccacaaccagtttctacataactacccctcactgtcaccactcagtgaatctacacactcatccagcatcaggatccgtcctctgaggaactttgaggacgtgacagcagctgtgtcccaggtcagaggtcgactacaggacattctgagtgagacagagacagagattttacagattgtgtctcaagtggatgttttactgccacaaccagagccagagaccagagctgacttcttaagatattcacaggaaatcacactggatccaaacacagtaaacaaacatctgttactatctgagggaaacagaaaagtaacacGTATGAGTAAACAACAGTCTTATTCTAATCACCCTGACAGATTCACTGATAGGCctcaggtcctgagtagagagcgtctgactggacgttgttactgggaggtggaggtggaggtgaagcaggAGTGGATGGGGGGAGTTTATGTagcagtcacatacaagaatatcagcagaggaggaggctcaAATGAATGTAGATTTGGATCAAATGATAAATCTTGGATGTTATATTGTGATAGAAAAAGTTATAACTTTTATTACAACAGGATCCAgactccagtgtcaggtcctgtgtcctccagagtaggagtgtacctggatcacagtgcaggtgttctgtccttctacagagtctctgacaccatgactctcctccacagagtccagaccacattcactcggcctctctatgctggagttTGGGTTAATTATCGTGGAGacacagctgagttctgtaaacTCTAA